In the genome of Myxococcus stipitatus, one region contains:
- a CDS encoding NAD-binding protein, translating to MKIVIAGGGRVGSVLAARLVAEQHSVTVIERDAATCTRLFEEVGVVTVCGDATNPQMLEAAGVTSADVVAGVLARDSENLAFTMLVRSMSPARLMVRMLDTSYREAYRLAGVKDLVAEAEVVVAKMTTAIDFPQVAGSLPLGDGDTVLFELALPMRAQVAGQTVAQVRGMEGFPRECVFIGVVDPQGRATLPDGSTLLKAGHTVILVARRAQLAEAVTFLTREPVGTTGVAVLASTLRKVDFLAPLNTEELETVARGAEHLQRPAGTELFRQGDAGENFYVVLSGEVQLKDTGGQSVAMVKPGGFFGELALLTGEPRTATAVTTTACELAAVGRDDFRSVVMANPGVALEMSRILGERLSRVQGIKPSKRWGLFGR from the coding sequence AGCACAGTGTGACGGTCATCGAGCGGGATGCCGCCACGTGCACGCGCCTCTTCGAGGAGGTGGGCGTGGTGACGGTGTGCGGCGACGCGACGAATCCGCAGATGCTGGAGGCCGCGGGCGTCACGTCCGCGGACGTGGTGGCGGGCGTGCTGGCGCGCGACTCGGAGAACCTGGCGTTCACCATGCTGGTGCGCAGCATGTCCCCGGCGCGCCTCATGGTGCGCATGTTGGACACCAGCTACCGCGAGGCGTATCGGCTCGCGGGCGTGAAGGACCTGGTCGCCGAGGCCGAGGTCGTCGTGGCGAAGATGACCACCGCCATCGACTTCCCGCAGGTGGCGGGCTCGCTGCCGCTGGGGGACGGCGACACGGTGCTCTTCGAGCTGGCGCTGCCCATGCGCGCGCAGGTGGCGGGGCAGACGGTGGCGCAGGTGCGCGGCATGGAGGGCTTCCCGCGCGAGTGTGTCTTCATCGGCGTGGTGGACCCGCAGGGCCGCGCGACGCTGCCGGATGGGAGCACGCTGCTGAAGGCGGGACACACCGTCATCCTCGTGGCCCGGCGCGCGCAACTGGCGGAGGCGGTGACGTTCCTCACGCGGGAGCCGGTGGGCACCACGGGCGTGGCGGTCCTGGCCTCCACGCTGCGCAAGGTGGACTTCCTGGCGCCGCTGAACACGGAGGAACTGGAGACGGTGGCGCGAGGCGCCGAGCACCTCCAGCGGCCCGCGGGCACGGAGCTCTTCCGCCAGGGCGACGCGGGCGAGAACTTCTACGTGGTGCTGTCGGGCGAGGTGCAGCTCAAGGACACCGGCGGCCAGTCAGTGGCCATGGTGAAGCCCGGGGGCTTCTTCGGAGAGCTGGCGCTGCTGACGGGTGAGCCTCGGACGGCGACGGCGGTGACGACCACGGCGTGTGAGCTGGCGGCGGTGGGACGCGACGACTTCCGCAGCGTCGTCATGGCCAATCCGGGCGTGGCGCTGGAGATGAGCCGCATCCTCGGCGAGCGCCTCTCGCGCGTGCAGGGCATCAAGCCCTCCAAGCGCTGGGGCCTCTTCGGGCGGTAG
- a CDS encoding tetratricopeptide repeat protein, whose translation MSSTHAREGGRLLQVGQSQEAVKSFQKGLAIDPDDVECLIGLVRTYLSVGAAREAEAAALRLLSVKPDHAEGQAHLAMLRAQAGNAEALEALKVLAAAPTSGYFERFNLGGLLLDRGDLNGARAAYESALQVAPDSAHVHFELGRIHLQQGVLGAAVTHFQKAAERAPQEAMPLLMLARAHSAEGALGLAIQAGTQALEKAQGSLRRAVLEDLFKLYLSAGSPEGAKRTSLELRQLEPAHVNYVYMHGLAVMSAGFFAEAKALFEEALRMAPGSWQTLTALAQMHGALGEREEARRRLEEAVALVPTELGPVNDLAMHLMQDDEHSRAKPLLERALAAHPADATTNLNMAVATFMTDRAASLHHAERARTLGQGEIRDQAERILKALGAA comes from the coding sequence ATGTCATCGACGCATGCTCGGGAAGGCGGACGGCTGCTGCAGGTGGGGCAGTCGCAGGAGGCGGTGAAGAGTTTCCAGAAGGGGCTCGCCATCGACCCGGACGACGTGGAGTGTTTGATTGGCCTCGTCCGGACGTACCTGAGCGTGGGGGCCGCGCGGGAGGCGGAGGCCGCGGCGCTGCGGCTGTTGAGCGTGAAGCCGGACCACGCCGAGGGACAGGCGCACCTGGCCATGCTGCGCGCGCAGGCGGGCAACGCGGAGGCGCTGGAGGCCCTCAAGGTGCTGGCCGCGGCGCCGACGTCGGGCTACTTCGAGCGCTTCAACCTGGGCGGGCTGCTGTTGGACCGGGGCGACCTGAATGGCGCCCGGGCCGCGTATGAGTCCGCGCTGCAGGTGGCGCCGGACAGCGCGCATGTCCACTTCGAGCTGGGCCGCATCCACCTCCAGCAGGGCGTCCTGGGGGCGGCGGTGACGCACTTCCAGAAGGCCGCGGAGCGGGCGCCCCAGGAGGCGATGCCGCTGCTGATGCTGGCGCGCGCGCACTCGGCGGAGGGCGCGCTGGGGCTGGCCATCCAGGCGGGGACGCAGGCGCTGGAGAAGGCGCAGGGGAGCCTGCGCCGCGCGGTGCTGGAGGACCTCTTCAAGCTGTACCTGTCCGCGGGGAGCCCGGAGGGGGCGAAGCGCACCTCGCTGGAGCTGCGGCAGCTGGAGCCGGCGCACGTCAACTACGTCTACATGCACGGGCTGGCGGTGATGAGCGCGGGCTTCTTCGCGGAGGCCAAGGCGCTCTTCGAGGAGGCGCTGCGGATGGCGCCCGGGAGCTGGCAGACGCTGACGGCGCTGGCGCAGATGCACGGCGCGCTGGGAGAGCGCGAGGAGGCGCGCCGGCGGCTGGAGGAGGCGGTGGCGCTGGTGCCCACCGAGCTGGGGCCGGTGAATGACCTGGCGATGCACCTGATGCAGGACGATGAGCACTCGCGCGCGAAGCCGCTGCTGGAGCGGGCGCTGGCCGCGCATCCCGCCGACGCGACGACGAACCTCAACATGGCGGTGGCCACGTTCATGACGGACCGCGCCGCGTCGCTCCACCACGCGGAGCGGGCGAGGACGCTGGGCCAGGGCGAGATTCGCGACCAGGCCGAGCGCATCCTCAAGGCCCTGGGCGCGGCCTGA
- a CDS encoding aldehyde dehydrogenase family protein: MGLAASPRNTPSSTLDAVIQRVKAGSRTWVKLGVPERLALLEELSRGYLAIAEQSVRAACEAKGIDPDSSMAGEEWLAGPMVVVRNLRLLATSLRDIQQHGVPRIPASRLRTLEDGRLAARIYPLNALEGMLLPRNDGEVHFLPGVTAENLPEHQASFYRKPHDGRLCAVLGAGNVNSIPPADCLYKLFVEGTACVLKMNPVNAYLGPFLEQAFAPLVRLDVFAVVYGGAEEGAALVAHPAVDEVHITGSDKTHDALVWGPPGPESEGRRARNEPLLRKPFTSELGNISPVVVVPGPYSDGELRFQADNIAGMVANNASFNCNSAKLLVQPKGWGARERVVDAVATSLGKAAVRRAFYPGAEQRWRQFTEGRPHLRKLGHAHEGELPYALIADVDPGHSEDRVFRHEPWCTVLSETGLPGGDDPVSFLDRAVAFLNEKVWGTLNATLIVHPSALKDPAVAAAVEKALRELRYGTVGVNTWPAAGYALVSLPWGGHPSSTPRDIQSGLGWVHNTLMLEQVEKSVLRAPLTNLMAPPWVPGHRGARDLGTRLVDFERAPSWLKLPGVAAAALRR; the protein is encoded by the coding sequence ATGGGTCTCGCCGCCAGTCCTCGCAACACTCCCTCCAGCACGCTGGACGCGGTCATCCAGCGGGTGAAGGCGGGCTCCCGGACGTGGGTGAAGCTCGGAGTGCCCGAGCGCCTCGCGCTCCTGGAGGAGCTCAGCCGGGGCTACCTGGCCATCGCCGAGCAGAGCGTGCGCGCGGCCTGCGAGGCGAAGGGAATCGACCCCGACAGCTCCATGGCGGGAGAGGAGTGGCTGGCCGGCCCCATGGTGGTGGTGCGCAACCTGCGCCTGCTGGCCACTTCGCTCCGGGATATCCAGCAGCACGGGGTCCCGCGCATCCCCGCCTCGCGGCTGCGCACGCTGGAGGACGGCCGGCTCGCGGCGCGCATCTACCCCCTGAACGCGCTGGAGGGGATGCTGCTGCCGCGCAACGACGGTGAGGTCCACTTCCTGCCCGGCGTCACCGCGGAGAACCTCCCCGAGCACCAGGCGTCCTTCTATCGCAAGCCCCATGACGGCCGGCTGTGCGCGGTGCTGGGCGCGGGCAACGTCAACTCGATTCCGCCCGCGGACTGTCTCTACAAGCTCTTCGTCGAGGGCACCGCCTGCGTGCTCAAGATGAACCCGGTGAACGCCTACCTGGGGCCCTTCCTGGAGCAGGCCTTCGCCCCACTGGTGCGGCTGGACGTCTTCGCCGTGGTGTACGGCGGAGCGGAGGAGGGCGCCGCGCTGGTGGCGCATCCCGCGGTGGATGAGGTGCACATCACCGGCAGCGACAAGACGCATGACGCGCTGGTGTGGGGGCCTCCCGGGCCGGAGTCGGAGGGGCGCCGCGCGCGCAACGAGCCGCTCCTGCGCAAGCCCTTCACGAGCGAGCTGGGGAACATCTCCCCGGTGGTGGTGGTGCCGGGGCCGTACTCGGACGGGGAGCTGCGCTTCCAGGCGGACAACATCGCCGGAATGGTGGCCAACAACGCGTCGTTCAACTGCAACTCGGCCAAGCTGCTCGTGCAGCCGAAGGGGTGGGGGGCCCGCGAGCGGGTGGTGGACGCGGTGGCGACGAGCCTGGGCAAGGCCGCCGTGCGGCGCGCGTTCTACCCGGGCGCGGAGCAGCGCTGGCGCCAGTTCACCGAGGGCCGCCCCCACCTGCGCAAGCTGGGCCACGCGCACGAGGGGGAGCTGCCCTACGCGCTCATCGCGGACGTGGACCCGGGGCACTCCGAGGACCGCGTCTTCCGACACGAGCCCTGGTGCACCGTGCTGTCGGAGACGGGCCTGCCCGGTGGGGATGACCCGGTGTCCTTCCTGGACCGCGCGGTGGCGTTCCTCAACGAGAAGGTGTGGGGGACGCTGAACGCCACGCTCATCGTGCACCCCAGCGCGTTGAAGGACCCGGCGGTCGCCGCGGCGGTGGAGAAGGCCCTCCGCGAGCTGCGCTACGGCACGGTGGGGGTGAACACCTGGCCGGCGGCGGGGTATGCGCTCGTCTCCCTGCCTTGGGGCGGGCATCCGTCCTCGACGCCCCGGGACATCCAGAGCGGGCTGGGCTGGGTCCACAACACGCTCATGCTGGAGCAGGTGGAGAAGTCGGTGCTGCGCGCGCCGCTGACGAACCTGATGGCGCCGCCGTGGGTGCCGGGGCATCGGGGCGCGCGGGACCTGGGGACGCGGCTGGTCGACTTCGAGCGGGCGCCGTCGTGGCTGAAGCTGCCGGGCGTGGCGGCGGCGGCCCTGCGTCGCTGA
- a CDS encoding M56 family metallopeptidase, with product MGTDWLTRTASWLSSWPEGLWRASWQGALCAALVWGVTRVWTRMPASLRAGLWWLVALKFVVTLVAVRPLVLPVLPAPEPREQVPSSSVQETRVVARDMPVVAPVIRSEDARAGGFMLVGDPSGARASERSVWALLQDWKPALLLLLLGAWAVGLLWQVVHQARSWALMRRVRQGARPLVHPALEEEVRELSVSAELKRAPALLVSDAVTSPLATGLWSPVVVLPAKAVRLMPVEGLRMALAHEVAHLKRGDLWLGWVPALAEALLFFHPLARRAAREYALAREEACDAEALRLTGAEPADYGELLLAFGVARPHGTAAALGASAHVQALYRRLSMLEHVEVDSPRSRRGWKWAFSLFGLLALVPFQVVARQEPKPEARPEAASPVATTHERTRRVGVVTTPGPATPVPSAPPAVASAPVASAPAQVHAAPRAPVAPAAPRTPPPMVAVARVAPTPPTPPKPPRPIESDDDFGYVLLAGDSATMNGSSVDLQLAKMFQGKKDGALLYVRRKGEAFIVRDEDTLKALQAALEPMRARGASQGALGKKMGELGQEQGKLGLKQGALGVKQGELALRHAELAHKRAGLHLESNRIDSLPEAERDRRQAELDKQEEALDKEMEALDTKREALDEEQESLSREQAKLGEQQAALGREMAKVSEQTEDEVRDAERAIRTLIDEALRKGLGKPLPT from the coding sequence ATGGGGACCGATTGGTTGACGCGGACGGCGTCGTGGCTTTCGTCGTGGCCGGAGGGCCTGTGGCGCGCATCGTGGCAGGGCGCGCTGTGCGCCGCGCTGGTGTGGGGCGTGACGCGCGTGTGGACGCGGATGCCCGCCTCGCTGCGCGCGGGCCTGTGGTGGTTGGTGGCGCTCAAGTTCGTGGTGACGCTGGTGGCGGTGCGCCCGCTCGTGTTGCCGGTGCTGCCCGCGCCCGAGCCCCGGGAGCAAGTGCCGTCTTCCTCCGTTCAGGAGACGCGCGTGGTGGCGCGGGACATGCCCGTCGTCGCGCCCGTCATTCGGAGTGAGGACGCGCGTGCGGGTGGGTTCATGCTCGTGGGGGACCCGTCCGGGGCGCGTGCGTCGGAGCGCTCGGTGTGGGCGCTCCTCCAGGACTGGAAGCCGGCGCTGCTCCTGCTGCTGCTGGGGGCCTGGGCCGTGGGCCTGCTGTGGCAGGTGGTGCATCAAGCGCGCAGCTGGGCCTTGATGCGCCGGGTTCGCCAGGGCGCGCGTCCGCTGGTGCACCCCGCGCTGGAGGAGGAGGTCCGCGAGCTGTCCGTCAGCGCGGAACTGAAGCGGGCGCCCGCGCTGCTCGTGTCGGACGCGGTGACGAGCCCGCTGGCCACGGGGCTGTGGTCTCCCGTGGTGGTGCTGCCGGCGAAGGCGGTGCGCCTGATGCCGGTGGAAGGGCTGCGCATGGCGCTGGCGCATGAAGTGGCGCACCTGAAGCGCGGGGACTTGTGGCTGGGCTGGGTGCCCGCGCTCGCGGAGGCGCTGCTGTTCTTCCATCCGCTCGCCCGGCGCGCGGCCCGCGAGTACGCGCTGGCTCGCGAGGAGGCCTGTGACGCGGAGGCGCTGCGCCTCACGGGCGCCGAGCCCGCTGACTACGGGGAGCTGCTGCTCGCGTTCGGAGTCGCCCGTCCCCACGGTACCGCCGCCGCGCTGGGTGCGTCGGCTCACGTTCAAGCGTTGTACAGGAGGCTGAGCATGCTGGAGCACGTCGAAGTGGATTCCCCTCGTTCCCGTCGTGGATGGAAGTGGGCGTTCTCCCTGTTCGGGCTGCTGGCGCTGGTGCCCTTCCAGGTGGTCGCGCGTCAGGAGCCGAAGCCGGAGGCGCGGCCCGAGGCCGCTTCGCCCGTCGCGACGACCCACGAGCGCACGCGCAGGGTGGGCGTCGTGACGACGCCGGGCCCCGCGACGCCCGTCCCGTCCGCGCCTCCCGCCGTCGCGTCGGCGCCCGTCGCGTCGGCGCCCGCGCAGGTCCACGCGGCCCCGCGTGCTCCCGTGGCGCCCGCCGCCCCGCGGACGCCTCCGCCCATGGTGGCCGTGGCGAGAGTGGCGCCCACGCCTCCGACGCCGCCCAAGCCTCCGCGCCCCATCGAGTCGGACGACGACTTCGGCTACGTGCTGCTCGCGGGCGACAGCGCGACGATGAACGGCAGCTCGGTGGACCTGCAGCTCGCGAAGATGTTCCAGGGCAAGAAGGACGGGGCGCTGCTCTACGTCCGCCGCAAGGGTGAGGCGTTCATCGTTCGCGACGAGGACACGCTCAAGGCGCTGCAAGCGGCGTTGGAGCCCATGCGGGCTCGGGGGGCGTCGCAGGGCGCCTTGGGGAAGAAGATGGGGGAGCTGGGGCAGGAGCAGGGCAAGCTGGGCCTGAAGCAGGGCGCCCTGGGCGTGAAGCAGGGCGAGCTGGCGCTGCGGCACGCGGAACTCGCCCACAAGCGCGCCGGGCTGCACCTGGAGTCCAACCGCATCGACTCGCTCCCCGAGGCGGAGCGCGACCGTCGCCAGGCGGAGCTGGACAAGCAGGAGGAGGCGCTCGACAAGGAGATGGAGGCGCTGGACACGAAGCGCGAGGCCCTCGACGAAGAGCAGGAATCCCTGAGCCGCGAGCAGGCGAAGTTGGGTGAGCAACAGGCCGCCCTGGGTCGCGAGATGGCAAAGGTCAGCGAGCAGACCGAAGACGAGGTCCGTGACGCCGAGAGGGCCATCCGCACCCTCATCGACGAGGCGCTCCGCAAGGGCCTGGGCAAGCCGCTGCCCACCTGA
- a CDS encoding BlaI/MecI/CopY family transcriptional regulator produces MKKPVGEQELAVLRYVAERGPATVGEVAERFGEPQGLARSTILTVMERLRQKGYLTRRKVEGVFQYASPVPEGELLRDVVGDFVQRTLAGSLSPFAAYLSDADDVSDAELAQLQDVVARLRSKKRKD; encoded by the coding sequence ATGAAGAAGCCGGTGGGAGAGCAGGAGCTGGCGGTGCTGCGGTACGTGGCCGAGCGCGGGCCCGCGACGGTAGGGGAAGTGGCGGAGCGCTTCGGAGAGCCACAAGGGCTGGCGCGCTCCACCATCCTCACGGTGATGGAGCGGCTGCGGCAGAAGGGCTACCTCACGCGGCGCAAGGTAGAGGGCGTGTTCCAGTACGCCTCGCCGGTGCCGGAGGGAGAGCTGCTGCGGGACGTGGTGGGGGACTTCGTGCAGCGGACGCTGGCGGGGTCGCTGTCGCCCTTCGCGGCGTATCTCTCCGACGCGGATGACGTCTCCGACGCGGAGCTGGCGCAGCTCCAGGACGTCGTGGCGCGGCTTCGCTCGAAGAAGCGGAAGGACTAG
- a CDS encoding PAS domain-containing sensor histidine kinase — MGRSLHATLIVEARGQVLWMEPELVLAAGGVRDTVQGQTVDTVLARMPWLIRAVRDALASGQGLGDGVAHGQPQRAVALAVYGDDHALLGACVRLQPMAPLESAHGATRTELSRIRERYEDFIGSIDGIVWEANAEFHFTYVSRQAERLLGVPAEQWVRQPDFWARNVHPDDWPEVLSACLGAWRQSRPRELEYRMLAADGHIVWMRAHVTAISEDGHPMRLRGLMVDVTERRRAREKLEHTHSVLRATFDSIAEGIVVADESQRIVAFNKRFQDMWGLSDEVMASRVAERALASAAPLTKEPARFIAHVQGQLLPSEAVTVDTHELKDGRTLEATSLPQRMGDTIIGRVWSYRDVTEERRAKVERERLLVAEQNARERLEESFALLDTFLNHAPVGLAFVNRELRYLRINDALASLHGRKRNEELGRTVREMNPIMAPQLEPLMRQVMETGQPLSDLEMSGHVPATPHELRHWRVSYYPVRTPSGGIVGLGAVVVELTHEHRAQEERERLLKEAQEAISVRDDFLSIAAHELKTPLTPLKLHLQMMKQQAAEGHVPKPHHVDKALAQVTRLSVLVNDLLDATRIEAGRLELHRKPVQLQSLAREVLAEARPLGTQHTLEYEETAEPLVVLGDRGRLAQVLMNLLENAFKYSPTGGTVRLTVEREGDAARVSVRDTGIGIPEDQREHLFQRFFRARNAPISGFGGLGLGLYICRDIVERHGGHIGVDTEVGHGSTFRFTLPLEPPSR; from the coding sequence GTGGGCAGGAGCCTGCACGCCACGCTCATCGTCGAGGCTCGGGGACAGGTCCTCTGGATGGAGCCGGAGCTGGTCCTCGCCGCGGGCGGCGTGCGCGACACCGTGCAGGGGCAGACAGTGGACACCGTGCTCGCCCGCATGCCCTGGCTCATCCGCGCGGTGCGCGACGCGCTGGCGAGCGGACAAGGGCTGGGTGACGGCGTCGCGCACGGGCAGCCGCAGCGGGCCGTGGCGCTCGCCGTGTATGGAGACGACCACGCGCTCCTGGGGGCCTGTGTCCGGCTCCAGCCGATGGCGCCGCTGGAGTCCGCGCACGGCGCGACGCGCACGGAGCTGTCTCGCATCCGGGAGCGCTACGAGGACTTCATCGGCAGCATCGACGGCATCGTCTGGGAGGCGAACGCCGAGTTCCACTTCACCTATGTGAGCCGACAGGCCGAGCGGCTCCTGGGCGTCCCCGCCGAGCAGTGGGTGCGGCAGCCGGACTTCTGGGCCCGGAACGTCCACCCGGATGACTGGCCGGAGGTCCTCTCCGCGTGCCTGGGCGCGTGGCGGCAGTCTCGGCCTCGGGAACTCGAGTACCGCATGCTCGCGGCGGACGGGCACATCGTCTGGATGCGCGCGCATGTCACGGCCATCTCGGAGGACGGCCACCCCATGCGGCTGCGCGGGCTGATGGTGGACGTCACCGAGCGGCGCCGCGCGAGGGAGAAGCTGGAGCACACCCACTCCGTGCTGCGCGCCACGTTCGACTCCATCGCGGAGGGCATCGTCGTGGCCGACGAGAGCCAGCGCATCGTGGCCTTCAACAAGCGCTTCCAGGACATGTGGGGGCTGAGCGACGAGGTGATGGCGTCGCGCGTCGCGGAGCGGGCCCTGGCGAGCGCGGCGCCCCTGACGAAGGAGCCCGCGCGATTCATCGCCCACGTCCAGGGCCAGCTCCTCCCGTCGGAGGCCGTCACCGTGGACACCCACGAGCTCAAGGACGGACGCACCCTGGAGGCCACCTCGCTGCCTCAGCGCATGGGGGACACCATCATCGGGCGCGTGTGGAGCTACCGCGACGTGACGGAGGAGCGCCGCGCGAAGGTGGAGCGCGAGCGCCTGCTGGTCGCGGAGCAGAACGCCCGCGAGCGACTGGAGGAGTCCTTCGCGCTGCTGGACACGTTCCTCAACCACGCGCCCGTGGGCCTCGCCTTCGTCAACCGGGAGCTGCGCTACCTGCGCATCAACGACGCGCTCGCGTCCCTGCACGGACGGAAGCGGAACGAGGAGCTGGGGCGCACGGTGCGGGAGATGAACCCCATCATGGCCCCCCAGCTCGAGCCGCTGATGCGACAGGTGATGGAGACAGGCCAACCCCTGAGCGACCTGGAGATGTCCGGCCACGTCCCCGCCACGCCCCACGAGCTGCGCCACTGGCGCGTGAGCTACTACCCGGTGCGCACCCCCAGCGGAGGCATCGTGGGCCTGGGCGCCGTCGTCGTCGAGCTGACGCACGAGCACCGCGCCCAGGAGGAGCGCGAGCGACTCTTGAAGGAGGCCCAGGAGGCCATCAGCGTCCGCGACGACTTCCTGTCCATCGCCGCCCACGAGCTGAAGACGCCGCTGACGCCCCTCAAGCTGCACCTCCAGATGATGAAGCAGCAGGCCGCCGAGGGCCACGTGCCCAAGCCCCACCACGTGGACAAGGCCCTGGCGCAGGTGACGCGGCTGTCGGTGCTCGTGAATGACCTGCTGGACGCCACGCGCATCGAAGCGGGACGGCTGGAGCTGCACCGCAAGCCCGTGCAGCTCCAGTCGCTCGCGCGCGAGGTGCTCGCGGAGGCGCGCCCGCTGGGCACCCAGCACACGCTCGAGTACGAGGAGACCGCGGAGCCGCTCGTCGTCCTGGGCGACCGGGGGCGGCTGGCGCAGGTGTTGATGAACCTGCTGGAGAACGCCTTCAAGTACAGCCCCACCGGGGGCACCGTCCGGCTGACGGTGGAGCGAGAAGGCGACGCGGCCCGGGTGTCGGTGCGCGACACGGGCATCGGCATCCCCGAGGACCAGCGCGAGCACCTCTTCCAGCGCTTCTTCCGCGCGCGCAACGCCCCCATCTCCGGCTTCGGGGGACTGGGGCTGGGGCTCTATATCTGCCGCGACATCGTCGAGCGCCACGGAGGCCACATCGGCGTGGACACGGAGGTGGGCCATGGCTCCACCTTCCGCTTCACCCTGCCGCTGGAGCCTCCGTCGCGGTGA
- a CDS encoding phospholipase D-like domain-containing protein: MKRIIIPGRNCWTVEETSDAGVLVDGRAYYRELYRAAKKARRYVVMTGWQFDSDVALLRGDDLEEARGGEVRLLPMLDALCRANPELHVYILAWDFSLLLAMEREWMQHLLFNWTTNERVRFRFDASSPLYGAHHQKLVVIDGVQAFTGGMDVCDCRWDDREHRAHSVLRCDSGREPHRPYHDVQAVLTGPVVERLTELFEARWAHAGGGELRLPRLSRDDVGFFSSVPAPPGPVALSRTFGKTLLPPQEAVQEVRALFLDAIDAADRFIYIENQYFSSRAIYQALVRRFRAEGRPPLQVVLVLPRQPEALREQLAMGVAQVRLLRALGRLARETGHTFRVYCSAARDFPSGAEVYTYIHSKVMVVDDAFLTLGSANTTNRSMGLDSELNLSWEAEVDGDAVSRAIRRVRVSLMAELAGLSGAGAVRSLARVDAAWVERLDAVAREAVHRLRPHPLETVFDQSPLLKSLEPEELSIDPEDSVLDESLFEALRGGEDGLFASGIRLLSRWWVGAAEERPHRAILPAGPDDEQDHRDGG, from the coding sequence GTGAAGCGCATCATCATTCCCGGACGCAACTGTTGGACGGTGGAGGAGACGAGCGACGCGGGCGTGCTGGTGGATGGGCGCGCGTACTACCGGGAGCTGTACCGGGCCGCGAAGAAGGCGCGGCGCTACGTCGTGATGACGGGCTGGCAGTTCGACAGCGACGTGGCGCTCCTCAGGGGAGATGACCTGGAGGAGGCGCGGGGCGGTGAGGTGCGGCTCTTGCCCATGCTGGATGCGCTGTGCCGGGCCAACCCGGAGCTGCATGTCTACATCCTGGCGTGGGACTTCAGCCTGCTGCTCGCGATGGAGCGCGAGTGGATGCAGCACCTGCTGTTCAACTGGACCACGAACGAGCGGGTGCGCTTCCGCTTCGATGCCTCCAGCCCGCTCTATGGGGCGCACCACCAGAAGCTGGTGGTCATCGACGGGGTGCAAGCCTTTACGGGCGGGATGGATGTGTGTGATTGCCGCTGGGACGACCGCGAGCATCGCGCCCACTCGGTGCTGAGATGTGACAGCGGCCGGGAGCCGCACCGGCCCTACCACGACGTGCAGGCGGTGCTCACCGGGCCGGTGGTGGAGCGGCTGACGGAGCTGTTCGAGGCGCGGTGGGCCCACGCGGGCGGAGGCGAGCTGCGGCTGCCGAGGCTGTCCCGGGATGACGTGGGCTTCTTCTCCAGCGTGCCCGCGCCGCCGGGGCCGGTGGCGCTCAGCCGGACGTTCGGCAAGACGCTGCTGCCACCCCAGGAGGCGGTGCAGGAGGTGCGCGCCCTGTTCCTGGACGCCATCGACGCGGCGGACCGGTTCATCTACATCGAGAACCAGTACTTCTCCTCGCGGGCCATCTATCAGGCGCTGGTGCGGCGCTTCCGCGCGGAGGGGCGTCCGCCGCTCCAGGTGGTGCTGGTGCTGCCCCGGCAGCCCGAGGCGCTGCGCGAGCAGCTGGCCATGGGCGTGGCCCAGGTCCGGCTGCTGCGTGCATTGGGGCGGCTGGCGCGGGAGACGGGCCACACATTCCGGGTGTACTGCTCGGCGGCGCGTGACTTCCCCTCGGGCGCGGAGGTCTACACGTACATCCACTCGAAGGTGATGGTGGTGGATGACGCCTTCCTCACGCTGGGCTCGGCGAACACCACCAACCGCAGCATGGGCCTGGACTCCGAGCTGAACCTGAGCTGGGAGGCGGAGGTGGATGGCGACGCCGTGTCGCGGGCCATCCGTCGCGTGCGGGTGTCCTTGATGGCGGAGCTCGCGGGCCTGTCGGGCGCGGGGGCGGTGAGGTCCCTGGCACGCGTGGACGCCGCGTGGGTGGAGCGGCTGGACGCGGTGGCGCGCGAGGCGGTGCACCGGCTGCGTCCGCATCCGCTGGAGACGGTGTTCGACCAGAGCCCCCTGCTCAAGTCGCTGGAGCCGGAGGAGCTGAGCATCGACCCGGAGGACTCCGTCCTGGACGAGTCCTTGTTCGAGGCCCTGCGCGGTGGGGAGGACGGGCTCTTCGCCTCCGGCATCCGGCTCCTGTCGCGCTGGTGGGTGGGGGCGGCGGAGGAGCGCCCACACCGGGCGATTCTTCCGGCCGGCCCGGATGACGAGCAGGACCACCGCGACGGGGGATGA
- a CDS encoding zf-HC2 domain-containing protein: protein MAGNPACERFVPMLSPYVDGEVTPAERVNVERHLAACRDCTGRTADLRAESGLLRVGLDMAVDDVDFKDFAQKVMARVTPEKPPLFERLKLAVSEMFLYQRTAMVSSLATAAVLVAVGLPLLLRDQAPVGYGADRMTVKSIQPYQDARVAPVVLETEDKSTIIWLVDEEPEDGKSPEEDEELEEDVSGGLREGAKGPRPLAKPKPDVERPSGGPL from the coding sequence ATGGCCGGCAATCCCGCATGTGAGCGTTTCGTCCCCATGCTCTCCCCATACGTCGACGGGGAGGTGACTCCCGCGGAGCGGGTGAACGTGGAGCGTCATCTCGCCGCGTGCCGCGACTGCACCGGGCGCACCGCGGACCTGCGCGCCGAGTCGGGCCTGCTCCGGGTGGGCCTGGACATGGCGGTGGATGACGTCGACTTCAAGGACTTCGCGCAGAAGGTGATGGCGCGGGTGACGCCGGAGAAGCCGCCCCTCTTCGAGCGGCTGAAGCTGGCCGTGTCGGAGATGTTCCTCTACCAGCGCACCGCCATGGTGTCCTCGCTGGCCACGGCCGCGGTGCTGGTGGCGGTGGGCCTGCCGCTGCTCCTGCGCGACCAGGCGCCGGTGGGCTACGGTGCCGACCGGATGACGGTGAAGTCCATCCAGCCCTACCAGGACGCGCGCGTGGCGCCGGTGGTGCTGGAGACCGAGGACAAGAGCACCATCATCTGGCTGGTGGACGAGGAGCCGGAGGACGGCAAGTCGCCCGAAGAGGACGAGGAGCTGGAAGAGGACGTGAGTGGCGGGCTTCGCGAAGGCGCCAAGGGCCCCCGGCCCCTGGCCAAGCCGAAGCCCGACGTGGAGCGACCGTCGGGAGGACCCCTGTGA